The following proteins are co-located in the Gavia stellata isolate bGavSte3 chromosome 18, bGavSte3.hap2, whole genome shotgun sequence genome:
- the LOC104254972 gene encoding testis-expressed protein 2-like — MRAMADQAAAAADASPTLAPSPGSPRRGDTDGLTPHPTSTREDSGSQDACGLVFAMDRDTKPPPLPQTGGMLLADLPRAPQPRLSPAKSHTAPSSPSVSPSESRAALLRLREARLEDTKKRLSEAMQEPLSRLSRLMAEESGPTPRAKAGAGGQEAGDSPGQAGGRGAGGRRARDWSPWEPTLNCRYEICSYGDVIQVVEVAQRDAEPRLPPPEEPLPAQPGATVPGRTLASITLLAYGYFVLPLPPYAAGLCLGLICGLVLGFLAILLLMPKPLPAARGPQSRLRPELLLGKPRETHRLQGWMNQLHIYDPELFHPLLTHSVLATLDGATLKLSYPKSNIPRRATFEEEIVDTTFVSHRCYDLTDAKVFLCPPSLARKRTWNKKYPICVLLPNPVDMECRSSEEHDAELQRNEGMKKAPVPGQDVPGDCRERCLYLFGRTGREKEEWYQHLVRASRPTPSSSRGEARAGVGPAPQSSGSSSGGSAEDIPSAVPPKDLAGSIRQKIFLDYSTYMARFVPVQVGGSPDRSPSHGALGSPTPMKGFVASVPPQLSGDTAGRSEVCMAWMNALVGRIFWDFLREQYWAEQVSSKIQKKLSKIKLPYFMNELTLTELDMGTSIPSVLRASNPTINDRGLWVDMEVTYSGSLQMTLETKMNLCKLGKESAAEESSPAEAGGEGARLRLILLADSDAESSSAGSSDEEDVTAAEPAGALGERVPPAGAEGHVSGNSTSRKILRFVDKIAKSKYFQKATENEFIKKKIEEVSNTPLLLTVEVQELAGTLAVNIPPPPTDRVWYSFRVPPQLELKVRPKLGEREVTFLHVTEWIEKKLQHEFQKILVMPNMDDLIIPIMRSGLDPQPPAGGLPRDLPAKGEKRL, encoded by the exons ATGCGAGCAATGGCAGATCAGGCTGCAGCAGCGGCAGACGCCTCTCCAACCCTGGCACCATCCCCGGGTTCACCTCGGCGTGGGGACACTGATGGGCTAAcaccccatcccaccagcaCCAGGGAGGACAGCGGCAGCCAGGATGCCTGCGGGCTCGTTTTCGCTATGGACAGGGACACGAAGCctccccccttgccccagacTGGGGGGATGCTCCTGGCCGACCTCCCGCGGGCCCCTCAGCCCCGGCTGAGCCCGGCCAAGTCCCAcacagccccctcctcccccagtgTCTCCCCATCGGAGAGCCGCGCCGCCCTgctccggctgcgggaggcCAGGCTGGAAGACACCAAGAAGCGGCTATCGGAGGCCATGCAGGAGCCCCTCAGCCGGCTTAGCCGGCTCATGGCCGAGGAGAGCGGCCCCACACCCCGGGCGAAGGCGGGTGCcggggggcaggaggcaggggacagccccgggcaggcagggggtcgcggggctgggggacgcCGGGCGCGGGACTGGAGTCCCTGGGAGCCCACCCTGAACTGCCGCTACGAGATCTGCTCCTACGGGGACGTGATTCAGGTGGTGGAGGTGGCGCAGCGGGATGCCGAACCCCGGCTGCCACCCCCTGAGGAGCCGCTGCCGGCACAGCCAGGGGCCACCGTGCCGGGCAGGACCCTCGCCTCCATCACCCTCCTCGCCTATGGCTACTTCGTCCTGCCGCTGCCGCCCTATGCTGCCGGCCTCTGCCTGGGGCTCATCTGCGGGCTGGTTCTGGGCTTCCTcgccatcctcctcctcatgcCAAAGCCTCTGCCGGCAGCACGGGGACCACAGAGCCGCCTGCGCCCcgagctgctcctggggaagCCGCGGGAAACCCACCGCCTCCAG GGCTGGATGAACCAGCTGCACATCTACGACCCCGAGCTTTTCCACCCCTTGCTCACGCACTCAGTGCTTGCCACGCTGGATGGGGCCACCCTCAAGCTCTCCTACCCCAAAAGCAACATCCCGCGCCGAGCCACCTTCGAGGAGGAAATCGTCGACACCACCTTCGTCAGCCACCGCTGCTACGACCTGACCGACGCCAAG GTCTTCCtctgcccccccagcctggcccgAAAGCGGACGTGGAACAAGAAATACCCCATCTGCGTCCTCCTCCCCAACCCGGTGGACATGGAGTGCAGGAGCAGCGAGGAGCACGACGCGGAGCTGCAGAGGAATGAAGGGATGAAGAAGGCGCCGGTGCCGGGGCAGGACGTCCCAGGGGACTGCAGGGAGAGGTGCCTGTACCTCTTTGGGCggacagggagggagaaggaggagtgGTACCAGCACCTCGTGCGAGCCTCTCGCCCAACACCCAGCAGCAGCCGCGGCGAAGCCAGGGCAG gcgTGGGACCGGCTCCGCagagcagtggcagcagcagcggagGGAGCGCTGAGGACATCCCCTCCGCTGTCCCACCCAAGGACCTGGCGGGAAGCATCCGACAGAAGATTTTCCTGGATTACAGCACCTACATGGCCCGATTCGTGCCAGTGCAGGTGGGGGGCAGCCCGGACCGGAGCCCCTCTCACGGAGCACTGGGCAGCCCCACACCCATGAAG GGGTTTGTGGCTTCTGTCCCTCCGCAGCTCAGCGGGGACACGGCCGGGCGCAGCGAGGTGTGCATGGCCTGGATGAACGCGCTGGTGGGGCGCATCTTCTGGGACTTCCTCCGGGAGCAATACTGGGCTGAGCAAGTGTCCAGCAAGATCCAGAAGAAGTTGAGCAAGATCAAG CTCCCATATTTCATGAACGAGCTGACACTGACAGAGCTGGACATGGGCACATCCATCCCCTCGGTCCTCAGGGCCTCCAACCCCACCATCAATGACAGAG GGCTCTGGGTGGACATGGAGGTCACCTACAGCGGCTCGTTGCAGATGACACTCGAAACAAAGATGAACCTCTGcaagctggggaaggagagcgctgcagaggaaagcagccCGGCAGAGGCAGGTGGAGAGGG GGCCAGGCTACGGCTGATCCTGCTGGCAGACAGCGATGCAGAGTCATCCAGCGCCGGCTCATCCGACGAGGAAGACGTCACCGCTGCAGAACCCGCAGGAGCCCTGGGAGAGCGGGTCCCGCCGGCTGGTGCCGAGGG CCACGTCAGCGGCAACAGCACGAGCCGGAAGATCCTGCGCTTTGTCGATAAGATTGCCAAGTCCAAGTACTTCCAGAAGGCCACTGAAAACGAGTTCATCAAAAAGAAGATCGAGGAGGTTTCCAACACACCGCTGCTGCTGACGGTGGAGGTGCAGGAGTTGGCAGGCACCTTGGCCGTGAACATCCCCCCACCACCGACGGACCGTGTCTG GTACAGCTTCCGAGTCCCACCCCAGCTGGAGCTGAAGGTGCGCCCGAAACTGGGTGAGAGGGAGGTGACGTTCCTCCACGTCACCGAGTGGATCGAGAAGAAGCTGCAGCACGAATTTCAG aaaattttggTGATGCCAAACATGGACGATCTCATCATTCCCATCATGCGCTCTGGCCTGGATCCTCAGCCACCCGCTGGGGGACTGCCCAGGGACCTACCAGCCAAGGGAGAGAAGAGGCTCTGA
- the MSRB1 gene encoding methionine-R-sulfoxide reductase B1, producing the protein MSFCSFLGGETFKDHFQPGVYVCAKCGHELFSSRAKYEHSSPWPAFTETVHEDSVSKRKERPGALKVSCGKCGNGLGHEFLNDGPKRGQSRFUIFSSSLKFLPKGKADKDLKEN; encoded by the exons ATGTCCTTCTGCTCCTTCCTCGGGGGCGAGACGTTCAAGGACCACTTCCAGCCGg GCGTCTACGTCTGCGCCAAGTGCGGCCACGAGCTGTTCTCCAGCCGCGCCAAGTACGAGCACTCGTCCCCGTGGCCAGCCTTCACCGAGACCGTCCACGAGGACAGCGTGTCCAAGCGCAAGGAGCGGCCGGGGGCTTTAAAG GTGTCTTGTGGCAAGTGTGGCAACGGGCTCGGCCATGAATTCCTCAACGACGGGCCGAAGAGGGGGCAATCCCGCTTCTGAATATTCAGCAGCTCGCTGAAGTTCCTCCCGAAAG GCAAAGCAGACAAGGACCTGAAGGAGAATTAA